The Clostridium beijerinckii genomic sequence TTGTATGTTCCAGATGAATTTCCTAAAGTCTATGATGAATTGAAGGAAGATACGCATATTAAATATGAAGATCTAGCATTTAAAGTTATCAATGAGTTTTTCACAGATATTGATGATGCGGAATTAACTGGGGCAATTAATGACGCATATAATGATAGATTTAGTGTGGAAGTAAAGAACAATTTTTTAGAATTATATCATGGACCAACTTGTGCATTTAAGGATGCAGCGTTATTATTTTTACCACAAATCATGAAAAGAGCTAAAAAGATTTGTGATGTTAAAGAGGATATAACAATTCTTACAGCAACTTCAGGAGATACAGGAAAAGCTGCACTTGAAGGTTTTAAAAATATTGATGGTTTTAAAGTTGTAGTTTATTATCCTAAGAATGGTGTTAGTGCAATTCAGGAAAGACAAATGTCAAGTCAAGAAGGAAACAATGTTAAGGTCATTGGAATAAAGGGGAATTTCGATGATGCTCAGACAGGCGTAAAAGAAATCTTCGGAGATAATGAATTCAGAGAAGGGCTATCTCAAAAAGGATTTATCTTATCATCGGCAAACTCCATTAATATTGGAAGATTAGTACCTCAAATAGTGTATTATTTTTATGGATATTTTAATTTAGTGAACCAAGGAGTAATACAAAAAGATGATCCTATAAATGTTGTAGTTCCTACAGGCAATTTTGGAAACATATTAGCAGGATATTATGCTAAGCAAATGGGATTACCAATAGATAAATTTATATGTGCATCAAATGAAAATAAAGTTCTTACAGATTTCTTTGAAACTGGGGTATATGACAAGAAAAGAGAACTTATTTTAACAGAATCACCGTCTATGGATATACTTGTTTCATCTAATCTTGAAAGATTATTATTTGAAGCAAGCGGTAGAGATACTGAAGTTGTTAGCAAATTAATGGAAGATCTAACTACTAAAGGTGTTTATGAAGTAAACGAAAAAATTAAAAGCTTCATAAAAGAATTTTATGGAAACTTTGCGACTACAGAAGAAGTGTATGATGCTATAAAGGAAGTTTATAAGAAAGATAATTACTTGATGGATACTCATACAGCAGTGGCATATGTAGTTAAAAAGAAGTATATAGAAGAAACTAAAGACGACAAACCAACTTTAATACTTTCAACAGCAAGTCCGTTTAAATTCCCAAGAAGTATTTGTAATGCACTTGATATTGATGTAGAGGGATTAGATGATTTTAAAGTATTAAATAAATTATCTGATTCAACAAATAATAAAATACCAAATAGTTTAAGTACTTTGGAAAATGCAAAAGTAATACATGATGAAGTTTGGGATAAGAGTGAAATGAGAAATGCTCTATTATCTTATTTGGATTCATAGGTGATAAATATATGATTACAGTTAGAGTACCAGCTACATCAGCAAATATGGGACCTGGATTTGACACGCTTGGAATAGCATTAAATTTATACAATGATTTTGGGTTCAGGGAAATAGAAGATGGTTTGAAGTTTAATGGAATGCCAGAAGAGTTTTGTAATGAAGATAATATTATTTACAAAGCAATGAAATATTGTTTTGATAAAGCGGGCTATAAAATAAAAGGATTAGAAATAAGTGAAATTAAACAAGATGTTCCAGTATCTAGAGGTCTTGGAAGTAGCTCTACATGTATAGTTGGGGGACTAGTAGGAGCTAACGAAATCTTGGGGAAGAAGTTTTCAGAA encodes the following:
- the thrC gene encoding threonine synthase, producing the protein MKFRSTRGLDKNIESARAIINGISKDGGLYVPDEFPKVYDELKEDTHIKYEDLAFKVINEFFTDIDDAELTGAINDAYNDRFSVEVKNNFLELYHGPTCAFKDAALLFLPQIMKRAKKICDVKEDITILTATSGDTGKAALEGFKNIDGFKVVVYYPKNGVSAIQERQMSSQEGNNVKVIGIKGNFDDAQTGVKEIFGDNEFREGLSQKGFILSSANSINIGRLVPQIVYYFYGYFNLVNQGVIQKDDPINVVVPTGNFGNILAGYYAKQMGLPIDKFICASNENKVLTDFFETGVYDKKRELILTESPSMDILVSSNLERLLFEASGRDTEVVSKLMEDLTTKGVYEVNEKIKSFIKEFYGNFATTEEVYDAIKEVYKKDNYLMDTHTAVAYVVKKKYIEETKDDKPTLILSTASPFKFPRSICNALDIDVEGLDDFKVLNKLSDSTNNKIPNSLSTLENAKVIHDEVWDKSEMRNALLSYLDS